A region from the Methanobacterium formicicum genome encodes:
- a CDS encoding cell wall biosynthesis protein: protein MNIGVNSSLTLLIIAFFLSLILTPFFQKLFTWIGGNLYTPIRGGTPRAVGIAPLIVLLLFFPPPGNYLIGLIGFFAFIDDLIGRKRIKGLPFELGQLSRGVGMILVMVIGYFFFGPVSILIALMVQPLNIADMQPGTATSTVIVMSTLMTILLYLTTGNPYSLALIILAVVLGYSPLDYQGKIMMGEVGNHSFAVGLGILYTLLGINVAHFHGWGSLGVFLVVLVLLLITSFLIAFLRRDNLKNFLENNLQIQNPGFGDLLMDVLTGGGLGDLLRGIILKQRQITVKHNLLIILGLRRLFYNPHTT from the coding sequence ATGAACATTGGAGTAAATTCAAGCCTAACCCTGTTGATAATAGCCTTCTTTCTCTCACTTATTTTAACCCCCTTCTTCCAGAAGCTATTCACTTGGATAGGTGGCAACCTTTACACACCTATACGAGGAGGAACTCCCCGTGCTGTGGGAATAGCCCCCCTGATAGTTCTTTTATTATTTTTCCCACCCCCAGGGAACTATTTAATAGGATTAATTGGTTTTTTTGCCTTTATAGATGATTTAATTGGTAGAAAAAGGATTAAGGGACTTCCATTTGAGCTGGGTCAACTTTCAAGAGGCGTAGGGATGATTCTGGTCATGGTGATCGGATATTTTTTCTTTGGCCCGGTTTCTATCCTCATTGCCCTGATGGTCCAGCCCCTGAACATTGCCGACATGCAACCGGGAACTGCGACCTCCACCGTGATAGTAATGAGTACCCTAATGACCATTCTACTCTACCTTACCACTGGAAATCCTTATTCCCTGGCACTGATTATACTGGCCGTAGTTCTGGGATACTCCCCACTTGATTATCAGGGAAAGATAATGATGGGCGAAGTGGGTAATCATTCCTTTGCCGTGGGTTTAGGAATACTTTACACCCTACTGGGAATCAATGTAGCCCATTTCCATGGATGGGGAAGCTTAGGAGTATTTTTAGTAGTACTGGTTCTCCTATTAATTACTTCCTTCCTTATAGCATTCTTAAGACGTGACAACCTTAAAAACTTCCTGGAAAATAATCTGCAAATCCAAAATCCCGGATTTGGGGATTTACTTATGGATGTCCTGACTGGAGGAGGTTTAGGGGATCTTTTGCGTGGAATTATACTTAAACAAAGGCAGATAACAGTAAAACATAATTTATTAATTATTTTGGGTTTAAGAAGGCTTTTCTATAATCCCCACACCACTTGA
- a CDS encoding mRNA surveillance protein pelota, which translates to MRIVHQDAKRGIIELFPETLDDLWHLSHIIEPGDLVSSRTTRRIQDTTGERLRSDRGIKKTFFMGIRVESINFHKYTGKLRAKGVIEKGPEDLVSLGSHHTLDLKLNNSVKIQKERWSRWHRKRIKEAIEASKIPKALVVVIEDDNADMGILRQYGVEYYGPIIGGISGKRMVQKNRQQVINNFYEEIVSTIKKFEGIEGMVIAGPGFGKNDFYQFISQKYPDITRISRLESTGAGGRSGIHEVLQKGILEEMATEGRIAQEIRMMARVLEEIGKGSHLVTYGKKEVKTAAEAGAIEELLVIDELLREEDVEKIMDLAENLGGKVMVLSSEHDGGKQLSALGGLAALLRYALK; encoded by the coding sequence ATGCGCATAGTTCATCAAGATGCCAAAAGAGGAATTATCGAACTATTTCCAGAAACTCTGGATGATCTCTGGCACCTTTCTCACATTATAGAACCAGGAGATCTGGTTTCATCGCGAACCACCCGCCGTATACAGGATACCACTGGAGAACGCCTGCGCAGTGACCGCGGTATTAAAAAAACATTTTTCATGGGCATAAGGGTGGAGAGTATTAACTTCCATAAGTATACCGGGAAACTACGAGCTAAAGGAGTTATTGAGAAGGGACCGGAAGACCTGGTTTCCCTGGGCTCACATCACACCCTGGATTTGAAGCTCAACAACTCGGTGAAGATACAGAAGGAAAGATGGTCACGATGGCACCGGAAAAGGATCAAAGAAGCCATAGAAGCCTCTAAAATTCCAAAGGCACTGGTGGTGGTAATTGAGGACGATAATGCAGATATGGGTATCCTCCGCCAGTACGGGGTGGAATATTACGGACCAATAATTGGAGGGATCTCCGGGAAGAGAATGGTACAGAAAAACCGGCAACAGGTTATTAACAATTTTTACGAGGAAATTGTGAGCACCATTAAAAAGTTTGAGGGAATTGAAGGAATGGTCATTGCCGGGCCTGGGTTCGGTAAAAATGACTTTTATCAATTTATAAGCCAGAAATATCCGGATATTACCCGTATTTCCCGGCTGGAAAGCACCGGGGCCGGAGGAAGGTCCGGGATCCATGAGGTGTTGCAGAAGGGTATTCTGGAAGAGATGGCCACCGAGGGCCGTATAGCCCAGGAAATACGGATGATGGCCCGGGTTCTGGAAGAGATTGGGAAAGGTTCCCACCTGGTGACCTACGGGAAAAAAGAAGTTAAAACTGCCGCCGAAGCTGGTGCCATAGAGGAATTGCTGGTTATCGATGAATTACTGCGAGAAGAAGATGTGGAGAAGATCATGGATCTGGCTGAAAACCTGGGGGGAAAGGTCATGGTTTTAAGCAGCGAACATGATGGTGGGAAGCAGTTAAGTGCTTTAGGCGGGTTAGCAGCCTTATTAAGGTATGCATTGAAATAA
- a CDS encoding ABC transporter ATP-binding protein codes for MNQQSELAIETRGLSKQYGNFTAVNHLDLKVKKGEIYGLLGPNGAGKTTLIKMLCSILHSTRGKARVLGEEIPDGNVVSSIGYMPQETGVYMGLTVDQNLKFYGRVFNLDKEEMEKREDELLKFVALEDWKHEMVENLSGGMKHRVSLACTLIHQPELLFLDEPTVGVDPELRVSFWNYFYQLRQKGVTILLTTHYMDEARNCDRIGFMQHGHLIAEDTPSKLLEESRTDSLEDAFLVFSRSDKKSGDGC; via the coding sequence ATGAATCAACAAAGTGAACTGGCCATAGAAACAAGGGGGCTCAGCAAACAGTATGGAAACTTCACCGCAGTTAACCATCTGGATCTGAAGGTGAAAAAAGGAGAAATATATGGCCTTTTAGGCCCCAATGGTGCGGGAAAAACCACCCTCATTAAAATGCTGTGCAGCATTCTACATTCTACCCGTGGAAAAGCCCGGGTTCTGGGAGAAGAGATACCAGATGGAAATGTAGTCTCCAGTATAGGGTACATGCCCCAGGAAACTGGTGTTTACATGGGACTTACTGTGGATCAGAACCTCAAATTCTACGGACGGGTGTTCAACTTGGATAAGGAGGAAATGGAAAAAAGAGAGGATGAACTTTTAAAATTCGTGGCCCTGGAGGACTGGAAACATGAAATGGTGGAGAACCTCAGTGGAGGGATGAAACACCGGGTTTCCTTAGCCTGCACCCTCATACACCAGCCGGAACTACTGTTTCTGGATGAACCCACCGTAGGGGTTGATCCCGAGCTGAGGGTATCCTTCTGGAACTACTTCTACCAGTTACGCCAGAAAGGGGTAACTATCCTCCTCACCACTCATTACATGGATGAAGCCCGTAACTGTGACCGCATAGGCTTCATGCAGCACGGTCACCTCATAGCCGAGGACACACCCTCAAAACTCCTGGAAGAAAGTAGAACAGATTCCCTGGAGGATGCCTTCCTGGTGTTCTCCCGGAGTGATAAAAAATCAGGGGATGGGTGTTAA
- a CDS encoding ABC transporter permease: MKFYRIMAVSRRVFRDVVNDKRSLAMLFLAPIFAMCVFGLAFSGDVEDVNVVIVNQDQGYTPPLGNTTYLSQTIISHLDTKVLNIQTMDNVEQARQQVMDGKTSAVIIFPENFTQNAIMATKNASAGSSAEIIIQGDDTIPNIKNAILKSVSDALTETMSEEGVNSPLKVTSEPIYGQDAEFIDFFVPGILAFVVYLLTTILTLITFVGERTSGTLERVLASPVTEGEVVTGYAITFGTLGVIQVTILLVIALVVFNIIVVGNVLLAFLAVAILAVTCQALGILLSSLAKRPEQAIQFFPFVVLPAFLLSGVFWPIQAIPEWLRPFSYLVPPTYAVDACRAVMLKGWGLEKICLI, translated from the coding sequence ATGAAATTTTATCGTATAATGGCGGTTAGCCGCCGTGTATTCCGTGACGTGGTCAATGACAAGCGCAGCCTGGCCATGCTGTTTCTGGCCCCCATATTTGCCATGTGCGTCTTTGGACTGGCCTTCAGTGGTGATGTGGAGGATGTGAATGTGGTAATTGTCAACCAGGATCAGGGATACACCCCACCTCTGGGAAACACCACCTACCTCTCCCAGACCATAATTTCCCACCTGGACACCAAGGTCTTGAATATCCAGACCATGGATAATGTGGAACAGGCCCGTCAGCAGGTGATGGATGGTAAGACATCAGCGGTGATCATATTCCCGGAGAATTTCACCCAGAACGCCATTATGGCCACCAAAAATGCATCAGCGGGAAGCAGTGCCGAGATCATAATTCAGGGTGATGACACCATTCCCAACATTAAAAATGCCATACTCAAATCAGTCAGTGATGCCCTTACCGAAACCATGTCGGAGGAAGGAGTGAATTCACCACTTAAAGTTACCTCTGAACCCATTTATGGTCAGGATGCTGAGTTCATTGATTTCTTTGTACCGGGGATTCTGGCCTTCGTGGTTTACCTCCTCACCACCATCTTAACCCTCATCACCTTTGTGGGGGAGAGAACCAGCGGCACCCTGGAACGTGTACTGGCCAGCCCGGTTACTGAGGGCGAAGTGGTGACGGGTTACGCCATTACCTTTGGTACCCTGGGTGTTATACAAGTAACAATACTCCTGGTGATTGCCCTGGTGGTATTTAATATAATAGTGGTGGGAAACGTGCTCCTGGCTTTCTTGGCAGTTGCTATACTGGCTGTCACCTGCCAGGCACTGGGAATACTCCTATCCAGCCTGGCTAAACGGCCAGAACAGGCTATACAATTTTTCCCCTTTGTGGTGCTGCCTGCATTCCTACTTTCAGGAGTATTCTGGCCAATACAGGCGATACCTGAATGGTTAAGGCCATTTTCTTACTTGGTACCTCCCACTTATGCCGTGGATGCCTGCCGGGCAGTGATGCTCAAAGGTTGGGGCCTAGAAAAAATATGCCTGATCTAG
- a CDS encoding DUF11 domain-containing protein — MDKKISLLLLVMVFSLAAIGTVSAADGSTEGSSLTTVLNDSNNGSSATLPDPRLYDENGNLVGSYTTIQEAYSNAATGTSTQMYTIELEENGVFTLTDFTIAKNLNFTVANGGTATIQGSNNRLVYIAPGYTVYFYNITFQNGHASDGTTLHPDGYNGGAIYNEGTLYLTDCVLRNNQAGDGGAWDYGGIGGNGGAIYNTGTATITDCEIYNNRAGDGTDGVPITHSNGFQGGNGGAIYSTGILNIVNSEIYNNRAGNGGDGVILGDGGNGGDGGAIYNTGTMTITDDSEIHNNFAGDAGAGGYQVIIGGTGGLGGNGGAIYNTGTATITDSHINSNTAGNGGSGADGSDGGLLSNGYTGHNGGTGGSGGAIYNTNHLEIYGTEISNNEAGNGGEGGNGGNSGELGTEPFTGGNGGQGGAGGNGGGVFNSNYLLLNESTVTSNRSGNGGTGGNGGQGSDRWRYWWIYHWIYVPSGNGGNGGTGGNSGSGAGIYHSGTYLEVTSNNLTDNHMGTPANGGTGGLKGSGDGGVNGNAGTIGNNGTGGAIYAATAVTSSVNYNRILNNTLPDIASYNGISVNAENNWWGTNFENSSPSAAGRVSSGVDANPWVILRLIVPNPIYNGIPVQIIGDLTLNSDGNPVGGYIPNGVEAIFTATRGTVNTPQNTLNGQAPTNYSPTSSGMATFTVTVDDQTVTVNQNVEPRAVLDFTKSVSDSTPNYGDLIHFIITVQNSGPDVTDVSIHDLLPEGLVYQSHTLNAGEYDPTTGLWIINGLSSSTGGVYLDILALVNATGFFNNTATLTQSVYPQDEVNRSATLNVDPASMVSVDITDNTVNHQADVGDNVTYIITVHNAGPDNATNVVLTSVLPAGLDFVSASDGGIYDPLTRTITWAAFNLNYGAPDVIRTFVATVNAEMAGVPAGIVNTANATYTEYPSTANGTNTAIYVPLASLYINSWASKNNPVVGENITLTFKVGNNGPDTARNVVFTLPIPAGMEYVDVLFVDQGTVTYDPLTRTITWTLGDVVVGDPTLQIRVKVLSAGNFVFTPRLTTDTYDLSIHIQSITVNAQEDPVVVNGATNTIGMQNTGAPIAQLLLAVLMVLGGLFVSKRR; from the coding sequence TTGGACAAAAAAATTAGTTTACTTCTTTTAGTAATGGTATTTTCACTGGCAGCTATCGGAACTGTTTCTGCGGCAGATGGATCAACTGAGGGATCATCACTCACAACTGTTTTGAATGATTCCAATAATGGCTCTTCCGCAACTTTACCTGACCCCAGATTGTACGATGAAAATGGAAATCTGGTTGGTTCCTATACCACGATCCAAGAAGCCTACAGTAACGCTGCAACTGGTACCAGCACCCAGATGTATACCATTGAACTGGAAGAAAACGGAGTATTCACACTAACCGACTTTACAATCGCCAAAAACCTCAATTTCACCGTGGCGAACGGTGGAACCGCAACTATACAGGGTTCTAACAATAGACTGGTCTACATTGCACCAGGTTACACCGTGTACTTCTACAACATCACTTTCCAAAATGGTCATGCTTCTGATGGAACCACCCTACATCCTGACGGATACAATGGTGGAGCAATCTACAATGAAGGTACACTGTACCTTACCGACTGTGTCCTAAGAAATAACCAGGCTGGAGATGGTGGTGCCTGGGATTATGGAGGTATTGGTGGTAACGGTGGAGCAATCTACAACACCGGAACTGCAACCATAACCGACTGTGAGATCTACAATAACCGGGCCGGAGATGGGACTGATGGAGTTCCTATCACTCATTCCAATGGTTTCCAGGGAGGTAACGGTGGAGCAATCTACAGTACCGGAATCCTCAACATTGTAAATAGCGAAATCTACAACAATCGCGCCGGTAACGGGGGGGATGGTGTAATACTGGGTGATGGTGGTAACGGAGGAGACGGTGGAGCAATCTACAACACCGGAACCATGACCATAACCGACGATAGTGAAATTCATAACAACTTCGCTGGTGACGCTGGTGCAGGTGGTTACCAGGTGATCATTGGAGGGACCGGTGGTTTAGGTGGAAACGGTGGAGCAATCTACAACACCGGAACTGCAACCATAACCGACTCCCATATCAATTCCAACACCGCTGGTAACGGTGGTAGTGGAGCTGACGGAAGTGATGGTGGATTACTAAGTAATGGTTACACCGGACACAATGGAGGTACTGGTGGTTCTGGTGGAGCAATCTACAACACCAACCACCTGGAAATCTACGGAACCGAAATTTCCAACAATGAAGCTGGTAACGGTGGAGAAGGTGGAAACGGCGGTAATTCCGGTGAACTAGGAACAGAACCATTCACTGGTGGAAACGGTGGCCAAGGAGGTGCCGGTGGAAACGGTGGTGGAGTCTTCAATTCCAACTATCTACTCCTCAATGAATCCACAGTAACTTCCAACCGAAGTGGAAACGGAGGTACTGGTGGAAACGGAGGTCAGGGTAGTGACCGATGGAGATATTGGTGGATTTATCACTGGATATACGTTCCTTCCGGTAACGGTGGAAACGGTGGCACTGGTGGAAACTCCGGTTCTGGAGCCGGTATCTACCACAGCGGAACCTACCTGGAAGTTACCAGTAACAACCTGACTGACAACCACATGGGCACTCCAGCTAACGGAGGAACCGGAGGTTTAAAAGGGTCAGGAGATGGTGGTGTTAATGGAAACGCCGGTACTATTGGAAATAATGGTACAGGTGGTGCAATTTACGCCGCAACTGCAGTTACCTCATCCGTAAACTACAATCGGATCCTGAACAACACCTTACCGGATATTGCCAGTTACAATGGAATAAGTGTTAACGCTGAAAACAACTGGTGGGGTACTAACTTTGAAAACAGCAGCCCATCTGCTGCAGGAAGAGTATCCTCCGGAGTGGACGCTAATCCCTGGGTAATACTACGCTTAATTGTACCTAACCCCATCTACAATGGTATACCTGTACAGATTATAGGTGACCTTACCCTGAACAGTGATGGTAACCCCGTAGGGGGATACATCCCTAATGGTGTTGAAGCTATTTTCACGGCAACCAGAGGAACTGTTAACACACCACAGAATACCCTAAATGGTCAAGCACCAACAAATTACTCGCCAACGTCTTCCGGAATGGCCACATTCACTGTAACCGTGGATGATCAGACTGTAACCGTTAATCAAAATGTAGAACCGCGGGCAGTTTTAGATTTCACCAAATCAGTGTCTGACAGCACTCCGAACTATGGCGATCTGATTCACTTCATAATAACGGTGCAAAACAGTGGTCCGGATGTAACTGATGTAAGTATCCATGATCTCTTACCAGAAGGCCTGGTTTACCAGTCCCACACACTCAATGCGGGAGAATATGATCCCACCACTGGATTGTGGATTATAAATGGTTTATCCAGTTCCACTGGTGGAGTTTATCTGGACATCTTAGCCCTGGTCAACGCAACTGGATTCTTTAACAACACGGCTACACTGACCCAGTCAGTTTATCCCCAGGATGAAGTTAACCGGAGCGCCACCCTGAATGTGGATCCGGCATCCATGGTCTCTGTGGACATAACTGACAACACCGTGAACCATCAGGCTGATGTGGGCGATAATGTAACCTACATCATAACCGTACACAATGCTGGTCCAGATAACGCCACCAACGTGGTTTTAACCAGCGTGTTACCCGCCGGTCTAGACTTTGTATCAGCCAGTGATGGTGGAATCTACGACCCACTGACCCGGACCATAACCTGGGCTGCATTCAACCTTAACTACGGTGCACCGGATGTTATCCGGACCTTCGTAGCCACGGTAAACGCAGAAATGGCTGGTGTGCCTGCAGGCATAGTTAACACTGCCAACGCAACTTACACCGAATACCCATCCACTGCCAATGGTACCAACACCGCTATTTACGTGCCCCTGGCTAGTCTTTACATAAACAGCTGGGCCAGTAAAAACAACCCCGTTGTGGGTGAAAACATAACCCTCACCTTCAAGGTGGGTAACAATGGACCAGACACTGCCCGGAATGTGGTATTTACTTTACCTATTCCAGCAGGTATGGAGTACGTGGATGTGCTCTTTGTGGACCAGGGAACAGTTACCTACGACCCACTAACCCGGACCATAACCTGGACACTGGGAGATGTGGTGGTAGGAGATCCTACCTTACAGATTAGGGTTAAAGTACTCAGTGCAGGAAACTTTGTTTTCACACCAAGACTTACCACGGATACCTACGACCTCAGCATTCACATCCAGAGCATAACTGTAAATGCCCAGGAAGACCCAGTAGTGGTAAATGGCGCAACTAACACCATTGGTATGCAAAATACCGGAGCACCAATAGCACAGTTATTATTAGCCGTGTTAATGGTTTTAGGTGGATTGTTCGTGTCAAAACGCCGATAA
- a CDS encoding prephenate dehydrogenase has translation MQVAVIGGTRGLGNWIANFLKNKGCQVTITGRNTLLGEAIATKMGVYYTSSNTQAASSAQVVIVAVPIEFTPQTIKEVAPYLQEGALLVDVTSVKELPAQIMQETVPAGVEVLPTHPMFGPRIRSLEGQVIVLTPQNRGNWYPRVVEFLKSEQARILETTPEFHDRMMSIVQGLTHFAYIAIASTIEKMEVDIKESRKFSSPVYSLMLDMIARIVAQNPYLYYSIQTQNRYIPEVHETFLETFTHLKSMIDEENQEGFVKAMSSAAKHLDDLEAALGRSDKAISALNAEVTHLKESMGQEVGLRHMYSQKIHIGILEELNPDFVRLKENNKITRLKLSNVEVLSAEEIRQWKIDNIPLKTFDVSVTFPENSKPDLIAQNIEKIEGVVQAKVIDVYQGQQIPEGWISITLTYQVVDSGLRTEVESILTTFGGKIR, from the coding sequence ATGCAAGTAGCGGTTATTGGCGGAACCCGTGGACTGGGAAACTGGATTGCTAACTTTCTTAAAAACAAAGGATGCCAGGTTACCATCACTGGCAGAAACACTCTTCTGGGAGAAGCCATAGCCACTAAAATGGGAGTATACTACACCTCCAGCAATACCCAAGCAGCATCCAGCGCACAGGTGGTTATAGTGGCTGTCCCCATTGAATTCACACCCCAAACCATAAAAGAAGTAGCCCCTTATCTCCAGGAGGGGGCGTTGTTGGTGGATGTGACCTCAGTTAAGGAATTACCCGCCCAGATCATGCAGGAAACAGTTCCGGCCGGAGTGGAAGTACTTCCCACCCACCCTATGTTTGGCCCCCGGATAAGGTCACTGGAGGGACAGGTCATAGTCCTCACCCCTCAAAACAGGGGGAACTGGTATCCTCGAGTGGTGGAATTTTTAAAATCAGAACAAGCACGTATCCTGGAAACCACCCCTGAATTTCACGACCGGATGATGAGTATTGTACAGGGTTTAACTCATTTTGCCTACATTGCCATAGCCAGCACCATTGAAAAGATGGAAGTGGATATTAAAGAGTCACGTAAGTTTTCCAGCCCAGTTTACAGTCTCATGTTGGATATGATAGCCCGGATCGTGGCTCAAAACCCCTACCTTTACTATTCAATCCAAACTCAGAATCGATACATTCCGGAAGTTCATGAGACCTTTCTGGAAACATTCACTCATCTTAAATCAATGATCGATGAGGAGAATCAGGAGGGTTTTGTAAAAGCAATGAGTTCAGCAGCCAAGCATCTGGATGATCTGGAAGCAGCCCTCGGAAGATCGGATAAGGCAATATCTGCCCTCAATGCTGAGGTAACTCACTTAAAAGAATCCATGGGGCAAGAAGTGGGTCTGAGGCATATGTACTCCCAGAAAATACACATTGGGATCCTGGAAGAATTAAACCCGGATTTTGTAAGGTTGAAGGAGAACAATAAAATTACCCGTCTTAAACTTTCTAATGTGGAGGTTTTAAGTGCAGAGGAAATTAGGCAGTGGAAAATAGATAACATTCCTTTAAAAACCTTTGATGTTTCGGTTACATTTCCAGAAAACTCTAAACCGGACTTGATTGCCCAAAATATTGAAAAAATTGAGGGTGTGGTTCAAGCTAAGGTTATAGATGTTTATCAGGGTCAACAGATACCTGAAGGATGGATAAGCATTACCCTCACCTATCAGGTTGTTGATTCTGGACTTAGAACGGAAGTGGAAAGTATATTAACCACATTCGGTGGTAAAATCAGGTAA